Proteins from one Nyctibius grandis isolate bNycGra1 chromosome 2, bNycGra1.pri, whole genome shotgun sequence genomic window:
- the SLN gene encoding sarcolipin yields MERSTQELFLNFMIVLITVLLMWLLVKSYQE; encoded by the coding sequence ATGGAGCGATCCACACAAGAACTTTTCCTCAACTTCATGATTGTGCTGATTACTGTATTGCTCATGTGGCTCCTTGTGAAGTCTTATCAGGAGTAA